One genomic segment of Syngnathus typhle isolate RoL2023-S1 ecotype Sweden linkage group LG8, RoL_Styp_1.0, whole genome shotgun sequence includes these proteins:
- the slc22a15 gene encoding solute carrier family 22 member 15 isoform X4, whose product MDVEEAFQVVGEFGAYQKRAVAVLALTQVYMACQSMLVVLVGASPEVHVEKHDGVHSPVTFFGDVDSIVTEWLLVKQQSYKVSLAGSLFFVGLLLGSFVLGPLSDTVGRRPVYLTALFLEVLLGYVTAASPSYEVFAASRLLVGLMNGAIGLVCFILTQEYVGKSYWAVTGTLTSMTFAVGIALFAALGFVIRPWRTLATAANTWGVLCFLLSTCVPALSTTLPESPRWLYCRRHTRRAQEVMRYMALMNGRPAHKLTLRPAGGGSGGSGGSGILQLATHPLLRLRTFLLMYVWYACSLVYYGLTLGAGDVSGNRYLNVAMSGLVELPAYPLCVYCMNRPWAGRRKSLSAFLCLSAWACLGAIFIPEDAETSLGVTSLALLGKLTVSAAFNIVYVYTSELYPTVVRNAGLGVCAMSCRVGGILAPFVPSMRALAAAVPFSVFSLSGFSAGALVLLLPETLGAPPAHTLEQLQPGSRRVLENKGSSEQRYRAQESFGHLTPNSNP is encoded by the exons GTGTACATGGCGTGCCAGTCCATGTTGGTGGTTTTGGTGGGAGCGTCTCCAGAGGTGCACGTGGAGAAGCATGACGGCGTTCATTCACCGGTCACATTTTTCGGGGACGTGGACTCCATTGTGACGGAG TGGCTCCTGGTCAAGCAGCAGTCCTACAAGGTCAGCTTGGCTGGATCGCTATTCTTCGTTGGCCTCCTGCTCGGGAGCTTCGTTCTCGGGCCTCTCTCTGACACCGTCGGCAGGAGACCGGTCTACCTGACGG CGCTGTTCCTGGAGGTGCTCCTGGGTTACGTGACGGCGGCGTCTCCGAGCTACGAAGTGTTCGCCGCCTCTCGACTCCTGGTGGGCCTGATGAACGGCGCCATCGGCCTGGTCTGCTTCATCCTCACGCAGGAGTACGTGGGCAAGTCCTACTGGGCCGTGACTG GGACGCTGACGAGCATGACGTTTGCGGTGGGCATCGCCCTCTTTGCGGCTCTGGGTTTCGTCATAAGGCCATGGAGGACGCTCGCGACAGCGGCCAACACTTGGGGAGTCCTCTGCTTCCTGCTGTCCACGTGTGTGCCCGCGCTGTCCAC AACGCTTCCGGAGTCTCCTCGCTGGCTCTACTGTCGCCGTCACACCCGGCGGGCGCAGGAG GTGATGCGCTACATGGCTCTGATGAACGGTCGCCCTGCGCACAAGCTGACCTTGCGGCCGGCCGGAGGCGGCTCGGGCGGCTCAGGCGGTTCGGGCATCCTGCAGCTGGCCACTCATCCTCTCCTCCGTCTCAGGACGTTCCTGCTCATGTATGTCTG GTACGCGTGCAGTCTGGTGTATTACGGCCTGACACTGGGCGCCGGGGATGTGTCGGGAAACCGTTACCTGAATGTGGCCATGTCTGGCCTGGTGGAGCTGCCAGCCTACCCGCTCTGCGTCTATTGCATGAACCGACCCTG gGCCGGCCGGAGGAAGAGTTTGTCGGCTTTCTTATGTTTGTCTGCGTGGGCCTGCCTCGGCGCCATCTTCATTCCAGAAGACGCGG AGACGTCACTGGGTGTGACCTCCTTGGCGCTGTTAGGAAAGCTGACGGTGAGCGCGGCCTTCAACATCGTGTACGTGTACACGTCAGAGCTGTACCCCACTGTGGTCAG GAACGCCGGCCTGGGAGTTTGTGCCATGTCCTGCAGAGTAGGAGGAATTCTTGCTCCCTTTGTGCCTTCCATG CGGGCATTGGCCGCGGCGGTGCCTTTCAGCGTCTTCTCTTTGAGCGGCTTCTCCGCTGGCGCTTTGGTGCTCCTGCTGCCCGAGACCCTTGGCGCGCCACCGGCGCACACACTAGAACAGCTCCAACCCGGCAGCCGCCGAGTCCTGGAGAACAAG gggagcagtgagcagcggtACCGCGCTCAGGAATCCTTTGGtcatctaacccccaattccaacccttga
- the slc22a15 gene encoding solute carrier family 22 member 15 isoform X5 gives MDVEEAFQVVGEFGAYQKRAVAVLALTQVYMACQSMLVVLVGASPEVHVEKHDGVHSPVTFFGDVDSIVTEWLLVKQQSYKVSLAGSLFFVGLLLGSFVLGPLSDTVGRRPVYLTALFLEVLLGYVTAASPSYEVFAASRLLVGLMNGAIGLVCFILTQEYVGKSYWAVTGTLTSMTFAVGIALFAALGFVIRPWRTLATAANTWGVLCFLLSTCVPALSTTLPESPRWLYCRRHTRRAQEVMRYMALMNGRPAHKLTLRPAGGGSGGSGGSGILQLATHPLLRLRTFLLMYVWYACSLVYYGLTLGAGDVSGNRYLNVAMSGLVELPAYPLCVYCMNRPWAGRRKSLSAFLCLSAWACLGAIFIPEDAETSLGVTSLALLGKLTVSAAFNIVYVYTSELYPTVVRNAGLGVCAMSCRVGGILAPFVPSMRALAAAVPFSVFSLSGFSAGALVLLLPETLGAPPAHTLEQLQPGSRRVLENKPLLYQDDK, from the exons GTGTACATGGCGTGCCAGTCCATGTTGGTGGTTTTGGTGGGAGCGTCTCCAGAGGTGCACGTGGAGAAGCATGACGGCGTTCATTCACCGGTCACATTTTTCGGGGACGTGGACTCCATTGTGACGGAG TGGCTCCTGGTCAAGCAGCAGTCCTACAAGGTCAGCTTGGCTGGATCGCTATTCTTCGTTGGCCTCCTGCTCGGGAGCTTCGTTCTCGGGCCTCTCTCTGACACCGTCGGCAGGAGACCGGTCTACCTGACGG CGCTGTTCCTGGAGGTGCTCCTGGGTTACGTGACGGCGGCGTCTCCGAGCTACGAAGTGTTCGCCGCCTCTCGACTCCTGGTGGGCCTGATGAACGGCGCCATCGGCCTGGTCTGCTTCATCCTCACGCAGGAGTACGTGGGCAAGTCCTACTGGGCCGTGACTG GGACGCTGACGAGCATGACGTTTGCGGTGGGCATCGCCCTCTTTGCGGCTCTGGGTTTCGTCATAAGGCCATGGAGGACGCTCGCGACAGCGGCCAACACTTGGGGAGTCCTCTGCTTCCTGCTGTCCACGTGTGTGCCCGCGCTGTCCAC AACGCTTCCGGAGTCTCCTCGCTGGCTCTACTGTCGCCGTCACACCCGGCGGGCGCAGGAG GTGATGCGCTACATGGCTCTGATGAACGGTCGCCCTGCGCACAAGCTGACCTTGCGGCCGGCCGGAGGCGGCTCGGGCGGCTCAGGCGGTTCGGGCATCCTGCAGCTGGCCACTCATCCTCTCCTCCGTCTCAGGACGTTCCTGCTCATGTATGTCTG GTACGCGTGCAGTCTGGTGTATTACGGCCTGACACTGGGCGCCGGGGATGTGTCGGGAAACCGTTACCTGAATGTGGCCATGTCTGGCCTGGTGGAGCTGCCAGCCTACCCGCTCTGCGTCTATTGCATGAACCGACCCTG gGCCGGCCGGAGGAAGAGTTTGTCGGCTTTCTTATGTTTGTCTGCGTGGGCCTGCCTCGGCGCCATCTTCATTCCAGAAGACGCGG AGACGTCACTGGGTGTGACCTCCTTGGCGCTGTTAGGAAAGCTGACGGTGAGCGCGGCCTTCAACATCGTGTACGTGTACACGTCAGAGCTGTACCCCACTGTGGTCAG GAACGCCGGCCTGGGAGTTTGTGCCATGTCCTGCAGAGTAGGAGGAATTCTTGCTCCCTTTGTGCCTTCCATG CGGGCATTGGCCGCGGCGGTGCCTTTCAGCGTCTTCTCTTTGAGCGGCTTCTCCGCTGGCGCTTTGGTGCTCCTGCTGCCCGAGACCCTTGGCGCGCCACCGGCGCACACACTAGAACAGCTCCAACCCGGCAGCCGCCGAGTCCTGGAGAACAAG CCTCTCCTCTACCAAGATGACAAATAG
- the slc22a15 gene encoding solute carrier family 22 member 15 isoform X2 — MDVEEAFQVVGEFGAYQKRAVAVLALTQVYMACQSMLVVLVGASPEVHVEKHDGVHSPVTFFGDVDSIVTEWLLVKQQSYKVSLAGSLFFVGLLLGSFVLGPLSDTVGRRPVYLTALFLEVLLGYVTAASPSYEVFAASRLLVGLMNGAIGLVCFILTQEYVGKSYWAVTGTLTSMTFAVGIALFAALGFVIRPWRTLATAANTWGVLCFLLSTCVPALSTTLPESPRWLYCRRHTRRAQEVMRYMALMNGRPAHKLTLRPAGGGSGGSGGSGILQLATHPLLRLRTFLLMYACSLVYYGLTLGAGDVSGNRYLNVAMSGLVELPAYPLCVYCMNRPWAGRRKSLSAFLCLSAWACLGAIFIPEDAETSLGVTSLALLGKLTVSAAFNIVYVYTSELYPTVVRNAGLGVCAMSCRVGGILAPFVPSMRALAAAVPFSVFSLSGFSAGALVLLLPETLGAPPAHTLEQLQPGSRRVLENKKLHGNKCESRMAGRCRVCCRHALKRTRISNFAQNSRPNRCYSGGWFLEKLPS; from the exons GTGTACATGGCGTGCCAGTCCATGTTGGTGGTTTTGGTGGGAGCGTCTCCAGAGGTGCACGTGGAGAAGCATGACGGCGTTCATTCACCGGTCACATTTTTCGGGGACGTGGACTCCATTGTGACGGAG TGGCTCCTGGTCAAGCAGCAGTCCTACAAGGTCAGCTTGGCTGGATCGCTATTCTTCGTTGGCCTCCTGCTCGGGAGCTTCGTTCTCGGGCCTCTCTCTGACACCGTCGGCAGGAGACCGGTCTACCTGACGG CGCTGTTCCTGGAGGTGCTCCTGGGTTACGTGACGGCGGCGTCTCCGAGCTACGAAGTGTTCGCCGCCTCTCGACTCCTGGTGGGCCTGATGAACGGCGCCATCGGCCTGGTCTGCTTCATCCTCACGCAGGAGTACGTGGGCAAGTCCTACTGGGCCGTGACTG GGACGCTGACGAGCATGACGTTTGCGGTGGGCATCGCCCTCTTTGCGGCTCTGGGTTTCGTCATAAGGCCATGGAGGACGCTCGCGACAGCGGCCAACACTTGGGGAGTCCTCTGCTTCCTGCTGTCCACGTGTGTGCCCGCGCTGTCCAC AACGCTTCCGGAGTCTCCTCGCTGGCTCTACTGTCGCCGTCACACCCGGCGGGCGCAGGAG GTGATGCGCTACATGGCTCTGATGAACGGTCGCCCTGCGCACAAGCTGACCTTGCGGCCGGCCGGAGGCGGCTCGGGCGGCTCAGGCGGTTCGGGCATCCTGCAGCTGGCCACTCATCCTCTCCTCCGTCTCAGGACGTTCCTGCTCAT GTACGCGTGCAGTCTGGTGTATTACGGCCTGACACTGGGCGCCGGGGATGTGTCGGGAAACCGTTACCTGAATGTGGCCATGTCTGGCCTGGTGGAGCTGCCAGCCTACCCGCTCTGCGTCTATTGCATGAACCGACCCTG gGCCGGCCGGAGGAAGAGTTTGTCGGCTTTCTTATGTTTGTCTGCGTGGGCCTGCCTCGGCGCCATCTTCATTCCAGAAGACGCGG AGACGTCACTGGGTGTGACCTCCTTGGCGCTGTTAGGAAAGCTGACGGTGAGCGCGGCCTTCAACATCGTGTACGTGTACACGTCAGAGCTGTACCCCACTGTGGTCAG GAACGCCGGCCTGGGAGTTTGTGCCATGTCCTGCAGAGTAGGAGGAATTCTTGCTCCCTTTGTGCCTTCCATG CGGGCATTGGCCGCGGCGGTGCCTTTCAGCGTCTTCTCTTTGAGCGGCTTCTCCGCTGGCGCTTTGGTGCTCCTGCTGCCCGAGACCCTTGGCGCGCCACCGGCGCACACACTAGAACAGCTCCAACCCGGCAGCCGCCGAGTCCTGGAGAACAAG AAACTGCACGGGAACAAATGTGAATCGAGAATGGCTGGACGTTGTCGAGTGTGTTGCCGCCACGCTCTGAAGCGCACTCGCATCTCCAACTTTGCCCAAAACTCGAGACCAAACCGTTGCTACAGTGGTGGCTGGTTTCTGGAAAAACTCCCAAGTTAG
- the slc22a15 gene encoding solute carrier family 22 member 15 isoform X3: MDVEEAFQVVGEFGAYQKRAVAVLALTQVYMACQSMLVVLVGASPEVHVEKHDGVHSPVTFFGDVDSIVTEWLLVKQQSYKVSLAGSLFFVGLLLGSFVLGPLSDTVGRRPVYLTALFLEVLLGYVTAASPSYEVFAASRLLVGLMNGAIGLVCFILTQEYVGKSYWAVTGTLTSMTFAVGIALFAALGFVIRPWRTLATAANTWGVLCFLLSTTLPESPRWLYCRRHTRRAQEVMRYMALMNGRPAHKLTLRPAGGGSGGSGGSGILQLATHPLLRLRTFLLMYVWYACSLVYYGLTLGAGDVSGNRYLNVAMSGLVELPAYPLCVYCMNRPWAGRRKSLSAFLCLSAWACLGAIFIPEDAETSLGVTSLALLGKLTVSAAFNIVYVYTSELYPTVVRNAGLGVCAMSCRVGGILAPFVPSMRALAAAVPFSVFSLSGFSAGALVLLLPETLGAPPAHTLEQLQPGSRRVLENKKLHGNKCESRMAGRCRVCCRHALKRTRISNFAQNSRPNRCYSGGWFLEKLPS, encoded by the exons GTGTACATGGCGTGCCAGTCCATGTTGGTGGTTTTGGTGGGAGCGTCTCCAGAGGTGCACGTGGAGAAGCATGACGGCGTTCATTCACCGGTCACATTTTTCGGGGACGTGGACTCCATTGTGACGGAG TGGCTCCTGGTCAAGCAGCAGTCCTACAAGGTCAGCTTGGCTGGATCGCTATTCTTCGTTGGCCTCCTGCTCGGGAGCTTCGTTCTCGGGCCTCTCTCTGACACCGTCGGCAGGAGACCGGTCTACCTGACGG CGCTGTTCCTGGAGGTGCTCCTGGGTTACGTGACGGCGGCGTCTCCGAGCTACGAAGTGTTCGCCGCCTCTCGACTCCTGGTGGGCCTGATGAACGGCGCCATCGGCCTGGTCTGCTTCATCCTCACGCAGGAGTACGTGGGCAAGTCCTACTGGGCCGTGACTG GGACGCTGACGAGCATGACGTTTGCGGTGGGCATCGCCCTCTTTGCGGCTCTGGGTTTCGTCATAAGGCCATGGAGGACGCTCGCGACAGCGGCCAACACTTGGGGAGTCCTCTGCTTCCTGCTGTCCAC AACGCTTCCGGAGTCTCCTCGCTGGCTCTACTGTCGCCGTCACACCCGGCGGGCGCAGGAG GTGATGCGCTACATGGCTCTGATGAACGGTCGCCCTGCGCACAAGCTGACCTTGCGGCCGGCCGGAGGCGGCTCGGGCGGCTCAGGCGGTTCGGGCATCCTGCAGCTGGCCACTCATCCTCTCCTCCGTCTCAGGACGTTCCTGCTCATGTATGTCTG GTACGCGTGCAGTCTGGTGTATTACGGCCTGACACTGGGCGCCGGGGATGTGTCGGGAAACCGTTACCTGAATGTGGCCATGTCTGGCCTGGTGGAGCTGCCAGCCTACCCGCTCTGCGTCTATTGCATGAACCGACCCTG gGCCGGCCGGAGGAAGAGTTTGTCGGCTTTCTTATGTTTGTCTGCGTGGGCCTGCCTCGGCGCCATCTTCATTCCAGAAGACGCGG AGACGTCACTGGGTGTGACCTCCTTGGCGCTGTTAGGAAAGCTGACGGTGAGCGCGGCCTTCAACATCGTGTACGTGTACACGTCAGAGCTGTACCCCACTGTGGTCAG GAACGCCGGCCTGGGAGTTTGTGCCATGTCCTGCAGAGTAGGAGGAATTCTTGCTCCCTTTGTGCCTTCCATG CGGGCATTGGCCGCGGCGGTGCCTTTCAGCGTCTTCTCTTTGAGCGGCTTCTCCGCTGGCGCTTTGGTGCTCCTGCTGCCCGAGACCCTTGGCGCGCCACCGGCGCACACACTAGAACAGCTCCAACCCGGCAGCCGCCGAGTCCTGGAGAACAAG AAACTGCACGGGAACAAATGTGAATCGAGAATGGCTGGACGTTGTCGAGTGTGTTGCCGCCACGCTCTGAAGCGCACTCGCATCTCCAACTTTGCCCAAAACTCGAGACCAAACCGTTGCTACAGTGGTGGCTGGTTTCTGGAAAAACTCCCAAGTTAG
- the slc22a15 gene encoding solute carrier family 22 member 15 isoform X7, with product MDVEEAFQVVGEFGAYQKRAVAVLALTQVYMACQSMLVVLVGASPEVHVEKHDGVHSPVTFFGDVDSIVTEWLLVKQQSYKVSLAGSLFFVGLLLGSFVLGPLSDTVGRRPVYLTALFLEVLLGYVTAASPSYEVFAASRLLVGLMNGAIGLVCFILTQEYVGKSYWAVTGTLTSMTFAVGIALFAALGFVIRPWRTLATAANTWGVLCFLLSTTLPESPRWLYCRRHTRRAQEVMRYMALMNGRPAHKLTLRPAGGGSGGSGGSGILQLATHPLLRLRTFLLMYVWYACSLVYYGLTLGAGDVSGNRYLNVAMSGLVELPAYPLCVYCMNRPWAGRRKSLSAFLCLSAWACLGAIFIPEDAETSLGVTSLALLGKLTVSAAFNIVYVYTSELYPTVVRNAGLGVCAMSCRVGGILAPFVPSMRALAAAVPFSVFSLSGFSAGALVLLLPETLGAPPAHTLEQLQPGSRRVLENKPLLYQDDK from the exons GTGTACATGGCGTGCCAGTCCATGTTGGTGGTTTTGGTGGGAGCGTCTCCAGAGGTGCACGTGGAGAAGCATGACGGCGTTCATTCACCGGTCACATTTTTCGGGGACGTGGACTCCATTGTGACGGAG TGGCTCCTGGTCAAGCAGCAGTCCTACAAGGTCAGCTTGGCTGGATCGCTATTCTTCGTTGGCCTCCTGCTCGGGAGCTTCGTTCTCGGGCCTCTCTCTGACACCGTCGGCAGGAGACCGGTCTACCTGACGG CGCTGTTCCTGGAGGTGCTCCTGGGTTACGTGACGGCGGCGTCTCCGAGCTACGAAGTGTTCGCCGCCTCTCGACTCCTGGTGGGCCTGATGAACGGCGCCATCGGCCTGGTCTGCTTCATCCTCACGCAGGAGTACGTGGGCAAGTCCTACTGGGCCGTGACTG GGACGCTGACGAGCATGACGTTTGCGGTGGGCATCGCCCTCTTTGCGGCTCTGGGTTTCGTCATAAGGCCATGGAGGACGCTCGCGACAGCGGCCAACACTTGGGGAGTCCTCTGCTTCCTGCTGTCCAC AACGCTTCCGGAGTCTCCTCGCTGGCTCTACTGTCGCCGTCACACCCGGCGGGCGCAGGAG GTGATGCGCTACATGGCTCTGATGAACGGTCGCCCTGCGCACAAGCTGACCTTGCGGCCGGCCGGAGGCGGCTCGGGCGGCTCAGGCGGTTCGGGCATCCTGCAGCTGGCCACTCATCCTCTCCTCCGTCTCAGGACGTTCCTGCTCATGTATGTCTG GTACGCGTGCAGTCTGGTGTATTACGGCCTGACACTGGGCGCCGGGGATGTGTCGGGAAACCGTTACCTGAATGTGGCCATGTCTGGCCTGGTGGAGCTGCCAGCCTACCCGCTCTGCGTCTATTGCATGAACCGACCCTG gGCCGGCCGGAGGAAGAGTTTGTCGGCTTTCTTATGTTTGTCTGCGTGGGCCTGCCTCGGCGCCATCTTCATTCCAGAAGACGCGG AGACGTCACTGGGTGTGACCTCCTTGGCGCTGTTAGGAAAGCTGACGGTGAGCGCGGCCTTCAACATCGTGTACGTGTACACGTCAGAGCTGTACCCCACTGTGGTCAG GAACGCCGGCCTGGGAGTTTGTGCCATGTCCTGCAGAGTAGGAGGAATTCTTGCTCCCTTTGTGCCTTCCATG CGGGCATTGGCCGCGGCGGTGCCTTTCAGCGTCTTCTCTTTGAGCGGCTTCTCCGCTGGCGCTTTGGTGCTCCTGCTGCCCGAGACCCTTGGCGCGCCACCGGCGCACACACTAGAACAGCTCCAACCCGGCAGCCGCCGAGTCCTGGAGAACAAG CCTCTCCTCTACCAAGATGACAAATAG
- the slc22a15 gene encoding solute carrier family 22 member 15 isoform X12 has protein sequence MDVEEAFQVVGEFGAYQKRAVAVLALTQVYMACQSMLVVLVGASPEVHVEKHDGVHSPVTFFGDVDSIVTEWLLVKQQSYKVSLAGSLFFVGLLLGSFVLGPLSDTVGRRPVYLTALFLEVLLGYVTAASPSYEVFAASRLLVGLMNGAIGLVCFILTQEYVGKSYWAVTGTLTSMTFAVGIALFAALGFVIRPWRTLATAANTWGVLCFLLSTCVPALSTTLPESPRWLYCRRHTRRAQEVMRYMALMNGRPAHKLTLRPAGGGSGGSGGSGILQLATHPLLRLRTFLLMYVWYACSLVYYGLTLGAGDVSGNRYLNVAMSGLVELPAYPLCVYCMNRPWAGRRKSLSAFLCLSAWACLGAIFIPEDAETSLGVTSLALLGKLTVSAAFNIVYVYTSELYPTVVRNAGLGVCAMSCRVGGILAPFVPSMPLLYQDDK, from the exons GTGTACATGGCGTGCCAGTCCATGTTGGTGGTTTTGGTGGGAGCGTCTCCAGAGGTGCACGTGGAGAAGCATGACGGCGTTCATTCACCGGTCACATTTTTCGGGGACGTGGACTCCATTGTGACGGAG TGGCTCCTGGTCAAGCAGCAGTCCTACAAGGTCAGCTTGGCTGGATCGCTATTCTTCGTTGGCCTCCTGCTCGGGAGCTTCGTTCTCGGGCCTCTCTCTGACACCGTCGGCAGGAGACCGGTCTACCTGACGG CGCTGTTCCTGGAGGTGCTCCTGGGTTACGTGACGGCGGCGTCTCCGAGCTACGAAGTGTTCGCCGCCTCTCGACTCCTGGTGGGCCTGATGAACGGCGCCATCGGCCTGGTCTGCTTCATCCTCACGCAGGAGTACGTGGGCAAGTCCTACTGGGCCGTGACTG GGACGCTGACGAGCATGACGTTTGCGGTGGGCATCGCCCTCTTTGCGGCTCTGGGTTTCGTCATAAGGCCATGGAGGACGCTCGCGACAGCGGCCAACACTTGGGGAGTCCTCTGCTTCCTGCTGTCCACGTGTGTGCCCGCGCTGTCCAC AACGCTTCCGGAGTCTCCTCGCTGGCTCTACTGTCGCCGTCACACCCGGCGGGCGCAGGAG GTGATGCGCTACATGGCTCTGATGAACGGTCGCCCTGCGCACAAGCTGACCTTGCGGCCGGCCGGAGGCGGCTCGGGCGGCTCAGGCGGTTCGGGCATCCTGCAGCTGGCCACTCATCCTCTCCTCCGTCTCAGGACGTTCCTGCTCATGTATGTCTG GTACGCGTGCAGTCTGGTGTATTACGGCCTGACACTGGGCGCCGGGGATGTGTCGGGAAACCGTTACCTGAATGTGGCCATGTCTGGCCTGGTGGAGCTGCCAGCCTACCCGCTCTGCGTCTATTGCATGAACCGACCCTG gGCCGGCCGGAGGAAGAGTTTGTCGGCTTTCTTATGTTTGTCTGCGTGGGCCTGCCTCGGCGCCATCTTCATTCCAGAAGACGCGG AGACGTCACTGGGTGTGACCTCCTTGGCGCTGTTAGGAAAGCTGACGGTGAGCGCGGCCTTCAACATCGTGTACGTGTACACGTCAGAGCTGTACCCCACTGTGGTCAG GAACGCCGGCCTGGGAGTTTGTGCCATGTCCTGCAGAGTAGGAGGAATTCTTGCTCCCTTTGTGCCTTCCATG CCTCTCCTCTACCAAGATGACAAATAG
- the slc22a15 gene encoding solute carrier family 22 member 15 isoform X8, with protein MDVEEAFQVVGEFGAYQKRAVAVLALTQVYMACQSMLVVLVGASPEVHVEKHDGVHSPVTFFGDVDSIVTEWLLVKQQSYKVSLAGSLFFVGLLLGSFVLGPLSDTVGRRPVYLTALFLEVLLGYVTAASPSYEVFAASRLLVGLMNGAIGLVCFILTQEYVGKSYWAVTGTLTSMTFAVGIALFAALGFVIRPWRTLATAANTWGVLCFLLSTCVPALSTTLPESPRWLYCRRHTRRAQEVMRYMALMNGRPAHKLTLRPAGGGSGGSGGSGILQLATHPLLRLRTFLLMYVWYACSLVYYGLTLGAGDVSGNRYLNVAMSGLVELPAYPLCVYCMNRPWAGRRKSLSAFLCLSAWACLGAIFIPEDAETSLGVTSLALLGKLTVSAAFNIVYVYTSELYPTVVRNAGLGVCAMSCRVGGILAPFVPSMRLLFERLLRWRFGAPAARDPWRATGAHTRTAPTRQPPSPGEQETAREQM; from the exons GTGTACATGGCGTGCCAGTCCATGTTGGTGGTTTTGGTGGGAGCGTCTCCAGAGGTGCACGTGGAGAAGCATGACGGCGTTCATTCACCGGTCACATTTTTCGGGGACGTGGACTCCATTGTGACGGAG TGGCTCCTGGTCAAGCAGCAGTCCTACAAGGTCAGCTTGGCTGGATCGCTATTCTTCGTTGGCCTCCTGCTCGGGAGCTTCGTTCTCGGGCCTCTCTCTGACACCGTCGGCAGGAGACCGGTCTACCTGACGG CGCTGTTCCTGGAGGTGCTCCTGGGTTACGTGACGGCGGCGTCTCCGAGCTACGAAGTGTTCGCCGCCTCTCGACTCCTGGTGGGCCTGATGAACGGCGCCATCGGCCTGGTCTGCTTCATCCTCACGCAGGAGTACGTGGGCAAGTCCTACTGGGCCGTGACTG GGACGCTGACGAGCATGACGTTTGCGGTGGGCATCGCCCTCTTTGCGGCTCTGGGTTTCGTCATAAGGCCATGGAGGACGCTCGCGACAGCGGCCAACACTTGGGGAGTCCTCTGCTTCCTGCTGTCCACGTGTGTGCCCGCGCTGTCCAC AACGCTTCCGGAGTCTCCTCGCTGGCTCTACTGTCGCCGTCACACCCGGCGGGCGCAGGAG GTGATGCGCTACATGGCTCTGATGAACGGTCGCCCTGCGCACAAGCTGACCTTGCGGCCGGCCGGAGGCGGCTCGGGCGGCTCAGGCGGTTCGGGCATCCTGCAGCTGGCCACTCATCCTCTCCTCCGTCTCAGGACGTTCCTGCTCATGTATGTCTG GTACGCGTGCAGTCTGGTGTATTACGGCCTGACACTGGGCGCCGGGGATGTGTCGGGAAACCGTTACCTGAATGTGGCCATGTCTGGCCTGGTGGAGCTGCCAGCCTACCCGCTCTGCGTCTATTGCATGAACCGACCCTG gGCCGGCCGGAGGAAGAGTTTGTCGGCTTTCTTATGTTTGTCTGCGTGGGCCTGCCTCGGCGCCATCTTCATTCCAGAAGACGCGG AGACGTCACTGGGTGTGACCTCCTTGGCGCTGTTAGGAAAGCTGACGGTGAGCGCGGCCTTCAACATCGTGTACGTGTACACGTCAGAGCTGTACCCCACTGTGGTCAG GAACGCCGGCCTGGGAGTTTGTGCCATGTCCTGCAGAGTAGGAGGAATTCTTGCTCCCTTTGTGCCTTCCATG CGTCTTCTCTTTGAGCGGCTTCTCCGCTGGCGCTTTGGTGCTCCTGCTGCCCGAGACCCTTGGCGCGCCACCGGCGCACACACTAGAACAGCTCCAACCCGGCAGCCGCCGAGTCCTGGAGAACAAG AAACTGCACGGGAACAAATGTGA